The Candidatus Binatus sp. genomic sequence TCACGCCGTTCGATCGCGGCGATATCCAGGATCTTATCACCTCGATGGATAACGCGATCGATCAGATGCAGAAGACCGCCAAGACCATCGTGCTGTTCGATGTGACGTCCTTCACACCACAGATGAAGGAGATGGCGGACGCAATCGTAAAATCCGCAGGTCTTGTCCGGGAAGCGATTCCGCTGCTTCATTCCATCAGCACGGAAGCCGTCCGTCTCAGCGGTATCACCGAACAGATCTCGCAGATCGAAGGACGCACCGATGAACTTCACGATTTGGGTCTGAAAGAGCTTTTCCGGATCCATTCCAACTCCAACCCGATGGCGTTCATCATCGGCAACGAAATCTACGATCATCTGGAAAAAGTGGTCGATCGCTTCGACGACGTGGCGAACGATATCCACGGCATTGTCATCGAACACGTGTGACGGCGTCGGAGCGGAATAATCATGGATGCCGTCGCGCTCGGCTTGCCTTTCCTGATTTGCCTCATTGCCATTGCGCTGCTGTTTGATTTTCTGAACGGTCTTCACGATGCCGCAAATTCAATCGCGACGATCGTGTCAACGCGAGTGTTAAAACCTCAATATGCCGTCGCCTGGGCGGCTTTTTTCAACTTCATCGCCTTTTTATTCTTCGGACTGCAAGTGGCCGAGACGCTCGGCACCGGCATCATATCGGCCGAGATCGTGGATCCGCGTGTCGTCTTTGGCGCTTTGATGGGCGCGATTGTCTGGAACCTCGTTACCTGGGGCTTGGGGATTCCGTCGAGCAGCTCGCACGCTTTGATTGGGGGTTTGGTGGGCGCCGGCACCGCCAAAGCGGGCCTCAACGCCATCGTTTGGGGCGGGCTCGGGAAAACTGGGTTTGCGATTGTTCTTTCGCCGCTCTTGGGTTTTGTCCTCGCACTATTCTTGGTGCTCGCGGTGTCATGGATCTTCGTGCGGTCGACGCCTTTTGCCGTGGATCGCACCTTCCGTATGTTCCAGTTCGTGTCGGCCTCGCTCTATTCGCTCGGCCACGGCGGCAACGACGCCCAGAAGACGATGGGCATCATCGCCGTCCTGCTCTACTCGCAGGGCCATCTTGGAAGCGAGTTCTATGTTCCGTTCTGGGTCGTATTGACGTGTCAGGCGGCCATGGGGCTCGGGACGCTCATCGGAGGCTGGCGGATCGTGCATACCATGGGTTCGAGAATCACGCGCTTGACCCCGATGCAGGGGTTCTGCGCTGAAACGGGCGGAGCAGCGACCCTGTTCCTTGCGACTTGGCTGGGCATCCCGGTTTCGACCACCCATACGATCACGGGATCGATCATCGGCGTCGGAGCAGCACGAAAAGTGTCGGCCGTGCGATGGAACGTGGCCAACAACATCGTCTTTGCTTGGATCGTGACCTTACCCGCGACGGCGTTCATAAGTGCGCTGTGCTATGTGGCCGTGGGGTTGTTCGGCTGAGCTTGCCGCCGCTGGCCTTTGCGCCGCCGCGGCTCTGTCTCTGGAGAGGCAACTAGGTGCTTTGCTAAACCGACCCCGCGCCGGGACGTGCGGATCTCCTTGCAGCGAGAGCATAGCTTAGTTGGTAAAGCAGCCGACTCTTAATCAGCAGGTCGGAGGCTCGAGCCCTCATTTGCGCACCAAATTCTCCAATTATATCTTGGCGAATGGAATAAAGACCGGCACCTCAGTGTATTGCCGAATGCCGTGCCGTGGCGTTTAATCGAATACAACAACGTGTGGGAGGAAACAAAATGACCTGCTTGCTGCGTCTGTCGGCGTTTTTCCTGTTTGTTATTGCGCTGGTGTTGCCTCAGTCCCAGCTTTTGGCGCAAACCTATCCGACGAGGGCTGTCACGGTTGTCTGTCCGTTCGCGGCGGGCGGCTCTGCCGACACCATCATGCGTCTGATCGGCCAGCATCTTACCGAGAAATGGAAACAGCCGGTCGTGGTCGAGAACAAGGTGGGCATCGGCGGCAACGTCGGCACCGACGCGGTAGCCAAATCCGCGCCCGACGGCTACACGCTTCTGATCGTGCCGAGCTCGATTGCGATTGCCCCGCACCTCTATACCAAGCTTGCTTTCAACCCGATCAAGGATTTCGCACCGATCACGCTGATCGGAAACATCCCGATGGTCTTGGTCGTGCATCCTGATTTCCCGGCCAAGTCGGTCGCCGAGCTGATCAAGCTCGCCAAGGAGAAACCGGGTGAAATCGCTTATGCGTCGG encodes the following:
- a CDS encoding DUF47 domain-containing protein, producing the protein MLGWFHALMPREERFFELFARHSEKLVAGAEGLRAMLEGDAAVSRHFQVVMDREQEADDITREVLLAVRRTFITPFDRGDIQDLITSMDNAIDQMQKTAKTIVLFDVTSFTPQMKEMADAIVKSAGLVREAIPLLHSISTEAVRLSGITEQISQIEGRTDELHDLGLKELFRIHSNSNPMAFIIGNEIYDHLEKVVDRFDDVANDIHGIVIEHV
- a CDS encoding inorganic phosphate transporter produces the protein MDAVALGLPFLICLIAIALLFDFLNGLHDAANSIATIVSTRVLKPQYAVAWAAFFNFIAFLFFGLQVAETLGTGIISAEIVDPRVVFGALMGAIVWNLVTWGLGIPSSSSHALIGGLVGAGTAKAGLNAIVWGGLGKTGFAIVLSPLLGFVLALFLVLAVSWIFVRSTPFAVDRTFRMFQFVSASLYSLGHGGNDAQKTMGIIAVLLYSQGHLGSEFYVPFWVVLTCQAAMGLGTLIGGWRIVHTMGSRITRLTPMQGFCAETGGAATLFLATWLGIPVSTTHTITGSIIGVGAARKVSAVRWNVANNIVFAWIVTLPATAFISALCYVAVGLFG